The proteins below come from a single Triticum aestivum cultivar Chinese Spring chromosome 5D, IWGSC CS RefSeq v2.1, whole genome shotgun sequence genomic window:
- the LOC123120341 gene encoding uncharacterized protein isoform X2 — MAAMVRACMPLRTPPAAASSAATAPAAPSKPRSSARVLVLGGTGRVGGSTATALSKLRPDLNILIGGRNREKGESLASELGEQSEFVKIDTGNAAMLEKALEDVDLVVHTAGPFQREAECTVLRAAISTKTAYIDVCDDMDYSWRAKAFHEEAKAQGVPAITTAGIYPGVSNVMAAELVNAARSEDGEPERLRFFYYTAGSGGAGPTILATSFLLLGEDVIAYNKGEEIKLKPYSGVLNIDFGKGVRKRDVYLLNLPEVKSAHKFLGVPTVSARFGTAPFFWNWGMEAFANFLPVELLRDKDKVGKLVEQIDPLVRAIDGIVGERVSMRVDLECSNGRNTIGLFSHRKLSVSVGHSTAAFVQAVLEGSTQPGVWFPEEPEGIAIESRKLLLERASQGTTNFVMNKPSWMIETDPKEVILGIYV; from the exons ATGGCTGCCATGGTCAGAGCATGCATGCCACTCCGCACCCCTCCTGCCGCCGCGTCCTCCGCCGCCACGGCGCCCGCTGCCCCGAGCAAGCCGCGCTCGAGTGCCCGCGTCCTCGTGCTCGGCGGCACCGGCCGCGTCGGCGGCTCCACGGCCACCGCGCTCTCCAAGCTACGCCCCGACCTTAACATCCTCATCGGCGGCAGGAACCG GGAGAAAGGTGAGTCTTTGGCATCTGAGCTTGGTGAGCAATCCGAGTTTGTGAAAATTGATACTGGCAACGCAGCCATGTTGGAGAAAGCGCTAGAGG ATGTGGACTTGGTTGTTCATACTGCTGGGCCTTTCCAAAGGGAGGCTGAATGCACCGTCCTGCGGGCGGCGATATCGACCAAG ACAGCATATATCGATGTTTGTGATGATATGGACTATTCATGGAGAGCCAAAGCTTTTCAtgaagaagcaaaagctcaaggtGTTCCAGCTATTACAACAGCCGGCATATATCCTGGAGTGAGCAATG TGATGGCTGCTGAGCTTGTGAATGCTGCAAGAAGTGAAGATGGAGAACCTGAAAGACTAAG ATTCTTCTATTATACTGCAGGCTCTGGTGGTGCTGGCCCAACAATATTGGCGACAAGTTTTCTGCTTCTTGGGGAGGATGTAATTGCATATAACAAAG GAGAAGAAATCAAATTGAAGCCCTACAGTGGAGTTCTCAACATTGATTTCGGAAAAGGGGTCAGAAAGAGAGATGTTTACTTACT GAATTTACCTGAAGTGAAGAGTGCTCATAAATTTTTAGGTGTCCCAACTGTCAGTGCTCGATTTGGTACTGCTCCTTTCTTCTGGAATTGGGGAATGGAGGCTTTCGCTAATTTTTTACCTGTT GAGTTGTTAAGGGATAAAGATAAGGTTGGAAAGTTGGTTGAACAAATTGATCCCCTTGTTCGAGCCATTGATGGCATTGTAGGAGAGCGTGTGTCCATGAGA GTAGACTTGGAGTGTTCGAATGGCCGAAATACTATTGGATTATTTTCTCATAGAAAACTATCTGT ATCGGTGGGCCATTCAACGGCTGCATTTGTTCAAGCAGTTCTGGAGGGAAGCACACAACCAGGTGTTTGGTTTCCGGAAGAG CCAGAGGGAATAGCAATTGAATCAAGGAAGCTGCTTCTTGAGCGTGCATCCCAAGGAACAACAAACTTCGTGATGAACAA GCCTTCATGGATGATAGAGACTGATCCAAAGGAAGTTATCCTAGGAATATACGTGTGA
- the LOC123120344 gene encoding protein LEAD-SENSITIVE 1, with the protein MVGVLSNRVGREALAAGDHIYSWRTAYIYAHHGIYAGDGMVIHFTRAAGHEIGTGTFLDKFLFSSSPTTADGPPCEKCGHLIKPQGVIMSCLDCFLDGGSLYLFDYAVSPPFFLAKARGGTCTMAPSDAAQLVVHRAKHLLNNGFGMYSLFKNNCEDFAIYCKTELLVETAYSVGRSGQLASLTAAFSAVASSPLRFLTTSASGLAIVTSGMYCVGRYVSDMGVRRDVIKVPVERLVEHWVNNVTPALPQGATQAETAMPGGSPELPGEGELAKTATPEGSLELPGEGELAKKECYGEDSPCCSLHRTNCGYF; encoded by the exons ATGGTGGGGGTGCTGTCGAATCGGGTGGGCCGGGAGGCCCTCGCCGCCGGGGATCACATCTACTCGTGGAGAACCGCCTACATCTACGCCCACCACG GGATATATGCTGGAGATGGAATGGTTATCCATTTTACGAGAGCGGCTGGACATGAAATTGGGACAGGGAcatttttagacaagtttctgttCAGCTCATCGCCGACTACGGCGGATGGCCCTCCTTGTGAGAAATGTGGGCACCTCATCAAGCCTCAGGGCGTCATAATGTCCTGTCTCGATTGCTTCCTGGACGGGGGCAGTCTCTACCTCTTCGACTATGCTGTgtcgccccctttcttccttgccAAAGCACGTGGAGGAACCTGCACTATGGCACCCTCTGACGCTGCTCAGCTTGTTGTCCACCGTGCCAAACACCTCCTCAACAATGGCTTTGGCATGTATAGCCTGTTTAAGAACAACTGTGAGGACTTCGCGATATACTGCAAGACGGAGCTGCTTGTCGAGACTGCTTACAGCGTTGGGCGCAGTGGGCAGCTGGCGTCCCTGACGGCTGCATTCAGTGCGGTGGCTTCTTCGCCGCTGCGTTTCCTGACAACTAGTGCTAGTGGTCTGGCAATTGTGACAAGCGGCATGTACTGCGTGGGGCGATATGTGTCAGACATGGGTGTTCGCCGTGATGTGATCAAGGTGCCTGTGGAAAGGCTTGTAGAGCACTGGGTGAACAACGTCACTCCTGCTCTTCCTCAAGGGGCCACACAGGCGGAGACGGCAATGCCTGGAGGctcgccggagctaccaggggAAGGGGAGCTTGCTAAAACGGCAACACCAGAAGGCTCGCTGGAGCTACCAGGCGAAGGGGAACTTGCTAAAAAG GAATGTTATGGAGAGGATTCTCCTTGCTGCAGTCTACACCGTACTAATTGTGGCTACTTTTGA
- the LOC123120341 gene encoding uncharacterized protein isoform X1 — protein sequence MAAMVRACMPLRTPPAAASSAATAPAAPSKPRSSARVLVLGGTGRVGGSTATALSKLRPDLNILIGGRNREKGESLASELGEQSEFVKIDTGNAAMLEKALEDVDLVVHTAGPFQREAECTVLRAAISTKTAYIDVCDDMDYSWRAKAFHEEAKAQGVPAITTAGIYPGVSNGITSDSCHTTPSIWLAIFFFIHISVMAAELVNAARSEDGEPERLRFFYYTAGSGGAGPTILATSFLLLGEDVIAYNKGEEIKLKPYSGVLNIDFGKGVRKRDVYLLNLPEVKSAHKFLGVPTVSARFGTAPFFWNWGMEAFANFLPVELLRDKDKVGKLVEQIDPLVRAIDGIVGERVSMRVDLECSNGRNTIGLFSHRKLSVSVGHSTAAFVQAVLEGSTQPGVWFPEEPEGIAIESRKLLLERASQGTTNFVMNKPSWMIETDPKEVILGIYV from the exons ATGGCTGCCATGGTCAGAGCATGCATGCCACTCCGCACCCCTCCTGCCGCCGCGTCCTCCGCCGCCACGGCGCCCGCTGCCCCGAGCAAGCCGCGCTCGAGTGCCCGCGTCCTCGTGCTCGGCGGCACCGGCCGCGTCGGCGGCTCCACGGCCACCGCGCTCTCCAAGCTACGCCCCGACCTTAACATCCTCATCGGCGGCAGGAACCG GGAGAAAGGTGAGTCTTTGGCATCTGAGCTTGGTGAGCAATCCGAGTTTGTGAAAATTGATACTGGCAACGCAGCCATGTTGGAGAAAGCGCTAGAGG ATGTGGACTTGGTTGTTCATACTGCTGGGCCTTTCCAAAGGGAGGCTGAATGCACCGTCCTGCGGGCGGCGATATCGACCAAG ACAGCATATATCGATGTTTGTGATGATATGGACTATTCATGGAGAGCCAAAGCTTTTCAtgaagaagcaaaagctcaaggtGTTCCAGCTATTACAACAGCCGGCATATATCCTGGAGTGAGCAATGGTATTACTTCAGATTCATGCCATACAACACCATCAATTTGGCTTGCTATTTTTTTCTTCATCCACATCTCTG TGATGGCTGCTGAGCTTGTGAATGCTGCAAGAAGTGAAGATGGAGAACCTGAAAGACTAAG ATTCTTCTATTATACTGCAGGCTCTGGTGGTGCTGGCCCAACAATATTGGCGACAAGTTTTCTGCTTCTTGGGGAGGATGTAATTGCATATAACAAAG GAGAAGAAATCAAATTGAAGCCCTACAGTGGAGTTCTCAACATTGATTTCGGAAAAGGGGTCAGAAAGAGAGATGTTTACTTACT GAATTTACCTGAAGTGAAGAGTGCTCATAAATTTTTAGGTGTCCCAACTGTCAGTGCTCGATTTGGTACTGCTCCTTTCTTCTGGAATTGGGGAATGGAGGCTTTCGCTAATTTTTTACCTGTT GAGTTGTTAAGGGATAAAGATAAGGTTGGAAAGTTGGTTGAACAAATTGATCCCCTTGTTCGAGCCATTGATGGCATTGTAGGAGAGCGTGTGTCCATGAGA GTAGACTTGGAGTGTTCGAATGGCCGAAATACTATTGGATTATTTTCTCATAGAAAACTATCTGT ATCGGTGGGCCATTCAACGGCTGCATTTGTTCAAGCAGTTCTGGAGGGAAGCACACAACCAGGTGTTTGGTTTCCGGAAGAG CCAGAGGGAATAGCAATTGAATCAAGGAAGCTGCTTCTTGAGCGTGCATCCCAAGGAACAACAAACTTCGTGATGAACAA GCCTTCATGGATGATAGAGACTGATCCAAAGGAAGTTATCCTAGGAATATACGTGTGA